A portion of the Trichoplusia ni isolate ovarian cell line Hi5 chromosome 12, tn1, whole genome shotgun sequence genome contains these proteins:
- the LOC113499530 gene encoding peptidyl-prolyl cis-trans isomerase FKBP2 translates to MLPKLITICKIALFVMVFMSVISHVVMSNSAPKKLQIGVKKRPSECPTRSKKGDLLHMHYTGTLEDGTEFDSSIPRGNPLTFTLGSGQVIKGWDQGLIGMCEGEQRKLVIPPELAYGEAGAPPKIPKSATLTFHVDLVKIERKDEF, encoded by the exons ATGTTGCCTAAACTTATTACGATTTGCAAAATTGCACTGTTCGTAATGGTCTTTATGAGTGTAATTTCTCATGTTGTTATGTCGAACTCCGCCCCGAAAAAGTTACAAATTGGAGTTAAGAAACGGCCCAGCGAGTGCCCTACAAGAAGTAAAAAGGGCGATCTCCTTCACATGCATTATACA GGAACATTAGAAGATGGTACGGAATTTGATAGTTCAATTCCTCGTGGTAACCCACTGACCTTCACTCTTGGTTCTGGACAAGTCATCAAGGGCTGGGACCAGGGTTTAATTGGAATGTGTGAAGGCGAGCAAAGGAAACTAGTCATTCCACCAGAACTAGCTTATGGTGAAGCCGGAGCTCCTCCCAAGATACCAAAGTCTGCTACTTTGACATTCCATGTAGATCTAGTCAAAATTGAAAGGAAGGATGAATTTTAA
- the LOC113499526 gene encoding nuclear RNA export factor 2-like, which translates to MATETLQLEKYKRFLLNRSTTSSAMIETIENCLATEDKPAKQLFHKIMIHNWQDTLPQLFDRLSAFFGAVIIPVNSSMQGEIATFYTSNLNFILRLIKQDFLFPYCRSMFNVDVLFNYKNAVDYFGTTTTLEDIISGVVSRRFREDGELDLSNFCEDPEFVKKKITFYKITLLAQFKILMIRMGRDTKSLNLSHNNLSQVPFEVLNFFIKADLTTVNLSYNNIPSITEILRVSSKIEKLYLEGNPLCENLDAITYVKTVTMKFPRLIELDGIKLNQHGVVSFPFFRNYLVSTDSKTKSVVEKFVTLYFANYDQPPKMRRNKIVTLYDDKATLTISCDFLESDTSVLSYTKAARNFLTNQSSNMHKTYKSSQIIANVLSSFPESDHDLSTFTVDVLIHDQNTLYIIIDGLFRERNAELYFQFRRTFVFSIYTIRDNSVYQIKYEMFNLRHATTEQIERNFKHPVRNMNALTLMNPSSFEVETLLSAFQHLTNLRRPEAEMRLKFSSWDIRDAIKLFLMDTRNHKLSADVFLDIDSDISSLDGLD; encoded by the exons ATGGCTACTGAAACCTTacagttagaaaaatataaaagattctTACTTAATAGATCAACAACTTCTTCAGCTATGATTGAGACCATTGAAAATTGTTTAGCTACTGAAGATAAACCTGctaaacaattatttcataaaataatg ATACACAATTGGCAGGATACATTGCCACAACTTTTTGACAGGCTATCTGCATTTTTTGGTGCAGTCATAATCCCAGTCAACTCCTCAATGCAGGGTGAAATTGCAACCTTCTACACATcaaacttgaattttattttacgattaaTTAAACAGGACTTTTTGTTCCCCTACTGTAGGAGTATGTTTAATGTAGATGTTttgttcaattataaaaatgctGTAGATTATTTTGGTACAACAACAACTTTAGAAGACATTATCAGTGGAGTTGTCAGTCGTAGATTCAGAGAGGACGGTGAATTGGACTTATCTAATTTCTGTGAAGATCCAG aatttgtaaagaagaaaattaccttttacaaaataacactTTTAGCACAGTTCAAAATACTTATGATAAGGATGGGAAGAGACACAAAATCATTGAATTTAAGCCACAATAATTTAAG CCAAGTACCATTTGAGGtactaaacttttttattaaggcAGATTTAACAACTGTCAATCTAAGCTACAATAAT ataccatcaattacagaaatattaagagTTAGTAGTAAAATTGAGAAGCTGTATTTAGAAGGCAATCCACTCTGTGAGAACTTAGATGCAATTACTTATGTTAAGACTGTGACAATGAAATTCCCTAGATTGATTGAGCta gatggtataaaattaaaccaacATGGTGTGGTATCATTTCCTTTCTTCAGGAATTATTTGGTGTCCACAGACAGTAAAACAAAGTCAGTTGTGGAGAAATTTGTGACTTTATATTTTGCGAATTATGATCAGCCGCCTAAAATGCGGAGGAATAAAATTGTAACGCTTTATGACGATAAAGCTACTTTGACTATTAGTTGCGACTTTTTAG AATCAGATACATCAGTCCTATCTTATACGAAAGCAGCCCGAAACTTTTTGACTAACCAGAGCAGTAACATGCACAAAACGTACAAATCTAGTCAAATAATAGCAAACGTTTTATCAAGTTTCCCTGAATCTGACCACGATCTGAGTACATTTACCGTTGATGTACTTATACATGAT CAAAATAcactttacataataattgacGGGTTGTTCAGGGAGAGAAATGCAGAACTATACTTCCAATTTCGACGGACGTTTGTTTTCAGCATATACACAATACGAGATAACTCTGTGTATCAAATAAAGTATGAAATGTTTAACTTGAGACATGCCACCACAGAACAGATTGAACGTAATTTCAAG CATCCTGTAAGAAACATGAATGCACTAACTCTGATGAATCCATCATCTTTCGAAGTTGAAACATTACTGTCAGCATTTCAACATTTGACAAATCTCAGAAGACCAGAAGCtgaaat gcGTCTCAAATTCAGCAGTTGGGATATCAGGgatgcaataaagttatttttaatggatACACGAAATCACAAATTATCCGCCGACGTATTTTTGGACATAGATTCAGATATTTCATCATTGGATGGTCTTGACTAA
- the LOC113499529 gene encoding transcription initiation factor TFIID subunit 12 produces the protein MTTSIGMGSNMPNIGSLSQGSIQYVNNPLQSPQLQAASLQGSPSQHSPMGTQAQVGNKAGQGGGGDQTAQLLSRPRLQELVREVDPTVQLDEEVEEMLLQLADDFIDTTLNAACAMAKHRHAPSVELRDVQMHLERQWNMWIPGFGNDELRPYKRAAVTEAHRQRMALIRKTIKKY, from the exons ATGACGACTTCGATAGGAATGGGGTCCAACATGCCTAACATAGGTTCTTTAAGCCAAGGTTCTATTCAGTACGTGAACAATCCTCTGCAAAGCCCTCAGCTGCAGGCTGCTTCGCTTCAAGGCTCACCTTCACAGCACAGTCCTATGGGCACACAGGCTCAAGTAGGCAATAAAGCTGGCCAGGGTGGTGGAGGAGACCAGACAGCACAG CTCCTAAGTCGCCCTCGTCTCCAAGAGCTGGTCCGAGAAGTAGACCCAACAGTACAATTAGATGAAGAAGTTGAAGAAATGCTCCTGCAGTTAGCTGATGACTTCATAGACACAACATTGAATGCAGCCTGTGCTATGGCCAAACACAGACATGCTCCCAGTGTCGAGTTAAGAGATGTACAAATGCATTTGG aacGACAATGGAACATGTGGATCCCAGGATTCGGCAACGATGAACTCCGACCATACAAGCGGGCAGCAGTCACGGAAGCTCACAGACAACGAATGGCACTCATAAGAAAGACTATCAAAAAATACTGA
- the LOC113499527 gene encoding alpha-1,3/1,6-mannosyltransferase ALG2 produces the protein MVKIIFLHPDLGIGGAERLVLDAALAFKKNGHEVAFYTNHHDPTHCFAETRDGTFPVSVVGDWIPRSIFGRFKAACAYVRMVYAAVYMAWYVIPAEEPTLIFCDLISLCIPFLKLARGPFRVVFYCHHPDKLLTSEGGILKKIYRAPLNWLEELTTAQADKVLVNSKYTARVYQDAFQRIKDIPDICYPSINTEYFKSTTPKPLKEIVPVGADKFVFLSINRYERKKNLQLALRAFEHLKHELNEADWNRVHLIMAGGFDPINLENMEHYIELTDLVSELDIEEKVTFMKSPKDDEKVSLLYNCKALVYTPSNEHFGIVPLEAMYFQKPVIAVNSGGPTETIVNDVTGFLCEPNSKSFARAMSKLVLNPELGVKLGEAGLKRFETKFSFDAFTNQLDGILTRERQLVSEARAIDYENRKRK, from the coding sequence ATGGTTAAGATAATATTTCTTCACCCGGATTTGGGTATTGGTGGAGCGGAAAGGTTGGTGCTCGATGCTGCTTTGGCTTTTAAGAAGAATGGCCACGAAGTAGCATTCTACACGAACCATCATGATCCTACACACTGCTTCGCGGAAACGAGGGACGGGACCTTCCCTGTGTCGGTCGTCGGAGATTGGATCCCGCGCTCTATCTTTGGCAGATTCAAAGCGGCCTGTGCCTATGTGCGCATGGTGTACGCGGCTGTTTACATGGCATGGTACGTCATACCGGCAGAAGAACCAACACTTATATTCTGTGATCTAATTTCTCTATGCATTCCATTTTTAAAGTTGGCTAGAGGACCTTTCCGTGTTGTATTTTACTGCCATCACCCTGATAAACTATTGACCTCTGAAGGTGGAATACTAAAAAAGATATACAGAGCTCCATTGAACTGGTTGGAGGAGCTGACAACTGCACAAGCTGATAAGGTGTTAGTAAACAGTAAATACACTGCAAGGGTGTACCAAGATGCATTCCAGAGGATAAAGGATATACCTGATATCTGTTACCCTTCCATAAACACTGAGTATTTCAAGTCCACAACACCAAAGCCTCTAAAAGAGATTGTACCAGTGGGTGCAGACAAGTTTGTTTTCTTGTCTATTAACAGGTATGAGAGGAAAAAGAATCTTCAGTTAGCTCTGAGAGCATTTGAGCATTTAAAACATGAGTTAAATGAAGCTGATTGGAATAGGGTGCATTTAATCATGGCTGGAGGATTTGACCCTATTAACTTGGAGAATATGGAACATTACATTGAACTAACTGATCTGGTGTCCGAGTTGGACATTGAAGAAAAGGTGACATTCATGAAGTCACCTAAAGATGATGAGAAAGTGTCATTACTCTATAATTGTAAAGCATTGGTGTATACTCCATCTAATGAGCATTTTGGAATAGTGCCATTAGAGGCCATGTATTTCCAGAAGCCAGTGATTGCTGTGAACAGTGGTGGACCCACAGAGACAATTGTCAATGATGTCACAGGATTCCTTTGTGAGCCGAACAGCAAGTCATTTGCAAGGGCCATGAGCAAGCTTGTATTAAACCCTGAATTAGGAGTAAAACTTGGTGAGGCTGGTCTAAAGAGGTTTGAAACAAAGTTTTCATTTGATGCCTTTACAAATCAATTAGATGGTATCTTGACAAGGGAAAGGCAGTTGGTATCGGAAGCAAGAGCTATTGATTATGAGAACAGAAAACGTAAATAA